Genomic window (Candidatus Binatia bacterium):
GCCCGTGAGCGCGGTGGGCCCGAGCTCCTCGAGCGGGATGTCGAGCGCGGAGGACGCCGCGCCCAGGAAGCGCCCCGTTCCCGCGGCGCACTTGTCGTTCATGCAGAAATCCGCGATCTCGCCGCGGCCCGAGACCTTGATCGCCTTGGTGTCCTGGCCTCCCATGTCGACCACCGTGCGCGTGGCCGGGAACATGTGCACGGCGCCGCGACCGTGGCAGCTGATCTCCGTCACCTGCGTGTTGCCGAACGTCACCTTGTAGCGCCCGTAGCCGGTGCCGACGACGAACTCGACCTCCTCCTCGCGCAGCTTGCCGTCGGCGAGCGCGCCGCGAAAGGCGTTCTCCGCCGCGCGCATCACGTTCGCTCCCGTTCCGATCAGGGCGCGCCCCGCGATGACGCCCGACTCGTCCACCACGACCGCTTTCGTCTGCGTCGAGCCGACGTCCACCCCTGCCGCGTAGGCCATGTCGCTACCTCCCCGCTCCGGCGCCGCCGGCCGGGGCCAGGCGGCGCGACACCAGTCCCTCGAAGAACGCGTCGATCCGGTTCTTGAGCTGCGCCTCGGAGACGACGCGCTGATCCATCATGTCCGACTCCACGAACAGGGTCGCCACGTCCCGCCGCTCCATGAGGGCGCGGCGGTTGTCGGCCAGCCCCGTCGAGACGGTGCGGCAGCTCTTGATCGGGTGGAACACGACGCCGTCGACCGCGTAGGTGTCGACCATCTCGGCCAGCGCGGTCGTCGGGTAGAACATGCTGTCCATCGCGTCCCGCACGCTCACGAGGAGCCCCTCGGCCAGGCTCTCGACCGGATCCCTCGGATCGTACTCGAACGCGCGATTGGCGCCCCCGGAGGCGAACCAGAGGTAGGTGGAGTTGACGAACGTGCCGCCGTGCTCGGTGAAGAGCTCGGTGAACCGCCGGAAGATCGGATAGCAGGGCACGCCCACGAACACGAGGCGGAAGCGCTCGTCGACCAGGGTCCCGATCCCCTCCCGCTGCTTCAGCTCCATCTCCTCCACCAGCTGCTCGAAATAGGTGGCGCCCTCGGGCGCGCCGCGGAATCCGTTGCACACGCCGAGGTAGATGGTGCCGTCCGAGAGTGCGTTGAAGAGCGAGGGGCGGCTTCGGTTCAGCTCCAGCACCCGCTTCCAGCCCCGTCCCAGGCGGTTTGCGTTCTGGAGCGACTCCCGGAGGCGGTCGATGTCGAACTTCTTCCCGGTCACCTGCTCCAGCAGGGCGATCAGCTCGCGGATCTGCGCCGCGACGTAGCGGCGGTCGTTCTCGAAATCGCGGTCTCCGCGCCAGGTCTGGGCGCCGTCGGCGCGCGTCCCCGGCACGTCGAGCACGTAGCAGGGCATCCCGTACATCCGCTCCCAGATCTCGGCCCACTTCACGTAGGTGTTGCAGGCGTTCGTGAGCACCGCGATCTTGGGCGGCGGGATCCGGCCCATCGGCAGCTCGCCGCCGCGGCGCTGCGTCGCCACGTCGGCCTTCACGTAGCCGCACAGGTCCGAGGAGTAGCCCAGGTCCTCGGCCTCGTTCAGGTACTCCTGCGCCACGTGGCGCACGGCGGTCTGGAGCGAGTTGATCTCGGGGAACACGAGCGGCAGGTCGAAGACCCGAAGCAGCTCGCCCAGGCTCCCCATGACGAACACGTACGCGCCGCCCCGTCCGTCGACCGCGGCGCGGCCCAGGTCCTCGAACCACTCGCGGAAGAGGCGCGCCCCGTCGCGATTCCCCCGTCCCACGATTTCGGCCAGCGCGGCAGGCACCATGTTCGGCTCCTAGTCGAAGAGGAGGTTCTCGACGAAGGTCTCCAGCTGGATCTCGATCTGCTCGAAGGAGGTCATGTTCTCCTCGAACTCCGTGACGAAGTAGGGGAGGCGGGCGGCGTCCAGCGCCTGCACGTACGCGACCTGCTCCTCCAGCCCCGGCTCGCACATCTTGGCCGCGGCGATGATGACCGCGCGGGCGCCCGAGCGCTCCACGCGCTCGAGGAGCATCCGCTCCTTGGGCTTTCGAGGGTCGTGCTGCACCGGGCTGTAGCTGGACCGGTCGAGGTAGGCCGCGGCCAGGTCGGCCAAAGGGTCCTCGCCGGCCCGCACGTCCTCCAGGATCCAGCGGAGGCCGATCAGCAGATCGTCGTCCACGACGTAGCAGGAGCGGCCGACGGCGCGGATCAGGTCGAGCGGCGGCTGCTCGCAGAACCCTCCCTCGAAGACGACCCGGATCCGGTCCTGCGCGCGCGCCGGACGCGACTCCAATCGTGGCAGCACGGCGCGGAGCACCTCGTTGTGCTCCTCGCGCGGGACCAGCCCGCCCACCGCCGTGAGCGCGTACGCTTCGTGCGCGGCCACCAGCCAGGGACGCTCGCGGCGGATCGCATAGAGGCCGCGCAGGAGCCTCCGGTTCTCGTTGAAGACGCCGATGGAGCGGCGGAGATCCTCGTCGCGAACCTTGCGCTCGGCGACCGCCTCGATCGCGCGGCGCAGGCGGTCGTACTCGCCGCGCAGGTAGGGCGCGGCGCTCGGCGAAGCCGCGTTCTGGGGCAGGTAGAGGATCTGGCAGGGGTAGGCGAAATTGCGCCCCCAGACCGCCGCCAGGTTTCGCGCGGCGTCGCAGATCGGATGGGTCACGAACAGCTCCAGCGTCACGACCTGGGTGAGCGCCAGCTCGAGCGAGGTCTTGATGATGGAGCAGAGATAGGAGCCGAACCGCGACTCGGCGTGCCCCGCCTCGATCGGCGCGCCGCGCACCTTGAACGGGAGGAGTCCCGCGGCGTTCGCGATCTCCTCCGGGAAGTAGACCTGGAAGTGACCGACCACGCGGCCGCCCCCCTCGCGCCAGCGGCGCACCGTCGGGAAGGAGACGTCCTCGACCAGGTCCTGACAGGCCGAGAGCATCCCTTCGAGGTCGTGCCCCTTCCACTCGGGGAAGACCGGGGTCGCGGCCGCGCGCGCTCCGCTCGATGCCGCGCGGGCGGGACCGGCGCTCATCGGTGCTCCCACGCGGGCGTCCGCTTCTCGGTGAAGGCGCGCAGCCCCTCCAGCGCGTCGCGCGTCTCCATGACCTCCTCGACGTAGATCGCAGCCGCGGCCTGGAGCGCATCGGGCCTCGTGCGGCCGACCGCCGCGCGGAGCGTGCGCTTGGTGAGCCGGAGTGCGGCGGCGCTGTGGCGGGCGCAGCGCTCCGCCAGCGAGCGCGCCTCGGCCTCGACGGCGTCGTCGGGGACGACGCGCTGGACCAGCCCCGCCTCGGCGGCGCGCCGGGCGGCAATGGCGTCGCCGGTGAAGAGGATCTCGGCCGCGTGGCCGTAGGGGCCGCGTCGCGGGAGGAGGGCGCAGGCGATCGGCGCGGTGACGCCGAGCAGGATCTCCGGCTGGCCGAAGGAGGCGCCCTCGCCGGCCACGACGATGTCCGCCGCCTGGACCAGCTCGAACCCGCCCCCGAGGCAGCGGCCGCGCACGGCCGCGATCACGGGGACCGGAAGCGAAGCGATCGCTTCGACCGTGCCCACCATCTCGGGAATCAGGTCGCGGAAGGACGGCGGCAGGTGCTCTCCGACGTCCGCGCCCGCCGAGAAGTGCCTGCCGGTCGCAGCGAGGACCACGGCCCGTACGCCCGGCTCGTCGCGGAGCCGGAGCGAGGCCTCGCGCAGCTCGCGAAGGACCGCGCGCGTCAGCACGTTGAGCGGCGGGTGATCGAGCGTGAGGGTCGCGATGCCCGCGTCCACTTCCATCCGAACGTTCATGCCCACGGCCTCCTTCTAGACGTACTGCCCGCCGTCCACCTTGAGGACCTGTCCCGTCACGTGCCGCGCGCCCGCCGAGCAGAGCCACGCCACGGCCGACGCGCAGTCCTCGGGCTCGGCGATCCTCCCCACCGCGCTCTCTTCGATCGCAGCCTCGACGAAGCGGTCGGGCAGCGGCGCGGTCATCGGGGTCTTCACCATTCCCGGCGCGACGACGTTCACCGTCACGCCCGACCGACCGAGCTCCTTCGCCAGCGACTTCGAGAGCGCGACCATGCCCCCCTTGGAGGCGGCGTAGTTGGCCTGCCCCGCCTTCCCCCGAAGGCCGTTGATCGAGGCGATGTTCACGATGCGCCCCCATCCGCGGTCCCGGAGCACCGCGCCGGCCGCGCGGCTCCAGAGGAAACAGCCGGTGAGGTTCACGCCGATGACGTCGTCCCACTGGGCGGGCGTCATCTTCCAGCTCACCGCGTCGGCGGTGATCCCGGCCGCGCAGACGAGGATGTCCAGGCGGCCGAACGCGGCCACGACGTCCTGGATCGCCCGCTCGGCGAACGCCGCGTCACGGACGTCCCCCTGCAGGCGCAGCCCGCGCCGCCCGGCGGCTTCGATCCCCTGGAGCACTCGCGACCCGGCGGCCTCGAAGCGCGCGTCCATCACG
Coding sequences:
- a CDS encoding acyl-CoA dehydratase activase produces the protein MAYAAGVDVGSTQTKAVVVDESGVIAGRALIGTGANVMRAAENAFRGALADGKLREEEVEFVVGTGYGRYKVTFGNTQVTEISCHGRGAVHMFPATRTVVDMGGQDTKAIKVSGRGEIADFCMNDKCAAGTGRFLGAASSALDIPLEELGPTALTGERPVKISTTCTVFAESEVLSWLGKGKKIGDVLLGVHESIASRAVSLLWRVGIEEEVTFTGGVARNVAMVEALNRQLGLKVNVSEESHYMGALGAALFARDQILASREPARAGKGRP
- a CDS encoding 2-hydroxyacyl-CoA dehydratase family protein; translated protein: MVPAALAEIVGRGNRDGARLFREWFEDLGRAAVDGRGGAYVFVMGSLGELLRVFDLPLVFPEINSLQTAVRHVAQEYLNEAEDLGYSSDLCGYVKADVATQRRGGELPMGRIPPPKIAVLTNACNTYVKWAEIWERMYGMPCYVLDVPGTRADGAQTWRGDRDFENDRRYVAAQIRELIALLEQVTGKKFDIDRLRESLQNANRLGRGWKRVLELNRSRPSLFNALSDGTIYLGVCNGFRGAPEGATYFEQLVEEMELKQREGIGTLVDERFRLVFVGVPCYPIFRRFTELFTEHGGTFVNSTYLWFASGGANRAFEYDPRDPVESLAEGLLVSVRDAMDSMFYPTTALAEMVDTYAVDGVVFHPIKSCRTVSTGLADNRRALMERRDVATLFVESDMMDQRVVSEAQLKNRIDAFFEGLVSRRLAPAGGAGAGR
- a CDS encoding 2-hydroxyacyl-CoA dehydratase, which codes for MSAGPARAASSGARAAATPVFPEWKGHDLEGMLSACQDLVEDVSFPTVRRWREGGGRVVGHFQVYFPEEIANAAGLLPFKVRGAPIEAGHAESRFGSYLCSIIKTSLELALTQVVTLELFVTHPICDAARNLAAVWGRNFAYPCQILYLPQNAASPSAAPYLRGEYDRLRRAIEAVAERKVRDEDLRRSIGVFNENRRLLRGLYAIRRERPWLVAAHEAYALTAVGGLVPREEHNEVLRAVLPRLESRPARAQDRIRVVFEGGFCEQPPLDLIRAVGRSCYVVDDDLLIGLRWILEDVRAGEDPLADLAAAYLDRSSYSPVQHDPRKPKERMLLERVERSGARAVIIAAAKMCEPGLEEQVAYVQALDAARLPYFVTEFEENMTSFEQIEIQLETFVENLLFD
- a CDS encoding enoyl-CoA hydratase/isomerase family protein, which translates into the protein MNVRMEVDAGIATLTLDHPPLNVLTRAVLRELREASLRLRDEPGVRAVVLAATGRHFSAGADVGEHLPPSFRDLIPEMVGTVEAIASLPVPVIAAVRGRCLGGGFELVQAADIVVAGEGASFGQPEILLGVTAPIACALLPRRGPYGHAAEILFTGDAIAARRAAEAGLVQRVVPDDAVEAEARSLAERCARHSAAALRLTKRTLRAAVGRTRPDALQAAAAIYVEEVMETRDALEGLRAFTEKRTPAWEHR
- a CDS encoding SDR family NAD(P)-dependent oxidoreductase, with the translated sequence MDLGLQGRAAVVTGGASGIGAAIALALAREGCDVAVMDARFEAAGSRVLQGIEAAGRRGLRLQGDVRDAAFAERAIQDVVAAFGRLDILVCAAGITADAVSWKMTPAQWDDVIGVNLTGCFLWSRAAGAVLRDRGWGRIVNIASINGLRGKAGQANYAASKGGMVALSKSLAKELGRSGVTVNVVAPGMVKTPMTAPLPDRFVEAAIEESAVGRIAEPEDCASAVAWLCSAGARHVTGQVLKVDGGQYV